In Nostoc sphaeroides, the genomic window CCACTGCCATCAAGAATACCACAATTACTTTGAAGGTAGAGCTATAAGCATCGCTAGTAGCAAAGCCAACAAATACCATTAATTCTGCCACGAAACCGCTCATCCCTGGCAGTGCCAAAGAAGCCATTGAACAGGTGGTGAACATGGCGAAAATCTTCGGCATTCTCTTCGCAACACCGCCCATTTCATCTAACATCAGGGTGTGTGTGCGATCGTAAGTTGCCCCAACCAGGAAGAACAAACTCGCCCCAATTAACCCGTGGGAAACCATTTGCAATACTGCCCCACTCAATCCCAAATCGGTGAAGGAGGCAATACCAATCATCACAAAGCCCATGTGAGAAATTGAGGAGTAGGCAATTTTTCGCTTCAGGTTGCGCTGGGCAAAGGATGTCAAGGCAGCGTAGATGATGTTAACTACCCCCAAAACTACCAACACTGGTGCAAAAAGAGCGTGGGCATCGGGGAGCATTTGGGCATTCATCCGAATTAAGGCGTAACCGCCCATTTTCAAAAGAATACCTGCCAATAACATGTGTACGGGCGCTGTTGCTTCACCGTGGGCATCAGGTAGCCAGGTGTGCAAGGGAATAATCGGCAGCTTGACGGCGTAGGCAATCAGGAAGCCAGCATAGACGGCAAGTTGGAAATTGAGGGCAAAGTCTTTTAAACCGAGCGATCGCATGTCAAACGTCACCGTATCGCCGTAAAATCCCATTGTCAGGGCAGACAGCAAAATAAACAGCGAACCGCCGGCGGTGTATAAAATAAATTTAGTCGCTGCATACTGCCGTCTTTTGCCTCCCCAAATCGACAGCAGAAAGTATATCGGTACTAGTTCCAGTTCCCACACCAGGAAAAATAACAGCATATCCTGGACAGCGAACACGGCAATTTGACCGCCATACATCGCCAAAATCAAGAAGTAAAATAGCTTCGGCTTGAAGGTGACAGGCCAAGCTGCTAAAATCGCCAGCGTGGTAATGAATCCAGTCAAAATAATTAGGGGCATAGATAAGCCATCTGCCCCTACTGACCAATTCAAATCTAGTTGGGGTACCCAGGGGTAACTCTCGACCAACTGCAAATCTGGATTGGAGAAATCATACCCAGTATAAAAAGCATAAACAATTAGTGCAAAATCTATCAGCCCTACGACCAGGGAGTACCAGCGCACTGTTTTGCCTTCTTTATCCGGGATGATGGGAATCAGTAGTGAAGCGGCTATCGGCAACAGAATAATCGTCGTCAGCCACGGAAAATTAGCTGTATTCATCACAATTCGTCTGCTATCAAAATCATGTTTGGCA contains:
- a CDS encoding NAD(P)H-quinone oxidoreductase subunit 4 → MNTANFPWLTTIILLPIAASLLIPIIPDKEGKTVRWYSLVVGLIDFALIVYAFYTGYDFSNPDLQLVESYPWVPQLDLNWSVGADGLSMPLIILTGFITTLAILAAWPVTFKPKLFYFLILAMYGGQIAVFAVQDMLLFFLVWELELVPIYFLLSIWGGKRRQYAATKFILYTAGGSLFILLSALTMGFYGDTVTFDMRSLGLKDFALNFQLAVYAGFLIAYAVKLPIIPLHTWLPDAHGEATAPVHMLLAGILLKMGGYALIRMNAQMLPDAHALFAPVLVVLGVVNIIYAALTSFAQRNLKRKIAYSSISHMGFVMIGIASFTDLGLSGAVLQMVSHGLIGASLFFLVGATYDRTHTLMLDEMGGVAKRMPKIFAMFTTCSMASLALPGMSGFVAELMVFVGFATSDAYSSTFKVIVVFLMAVGVILTPIYLLSMLREIFYGEENKELVSHQALIDAEPREVFIIACLLIPIIGIGFYPKLLTQMYDATTVQLTARLRDSVPTLAQQKDDALKVSLSAPQIGN